The following are encoded together in the Coregonus clupeaformis isolate EN_2021a unplaced genomic scaffold, ASM2061545v1 scaf2106, whole genome shotgun sequence genome:
- the LOC121559385 gene encoding serine/threonine-protein phosphatase 6 regulatory ankyrin repeat subunit A-like, with protein sequence MKLHEASRVKWLTCAEIDCEEKNGNTPLHISARYGHELLINTLITNAADTAKRGVHGMFPLHLSALSGFSDCCRKLLSSGFDIDTPDDFGRTCLHAAAAVGNLDCLNLLLNTGADFNRKDSFGRSPLHYAAANCNYQCLFALVGSGASVNDLYKRGCTPLHYAAASDTDGKCLEYLLRNDANPGIRDNQGYNAVHYASAYGHRLCLELLMETSGTDILNDSDVRAPISPLHLAVSVPRPPPCYGGPGSVSAGSRREEQPGRTPLDLAAFKGHVECVDVLINQGASILVKDFTLKRTPIHAAATNGHSECLRLLIGNADLQSAVDVQDGNGQTPLMLSVLSGHTDCVYSLLNKGASVEAKDKWGRTALHRGAVTGHEECVEALLQHSASFLVRDCKGRTPVHLAAASGHIGVLGGSYTPPSQWRPSPSSQTTRATRHYTGPATTHSIGVDGAMWGNEQGYNRIRGYDSQWRTLH encoded by the exons ATGAAGCTTCATGAGGCCTCTAGGGTCAAGtggttgacgt gtgCTGAGATCGACTGTGAAGAAAAGAATGGAAACACACCTCTGCACATCTCTGCTCGCTACGGCCATGAGTTACTCATCAATACACTCATCACGAACGCAGCTGACACAGCcaa GCGAGGCGTCCATGGGATGTTCCCCCTCCACCTGTCTGCTCTCAGTGGGTTCTCTGACTGCTGTCGGAAGCTCCTCTCATCAGGCTTTGATATAGACACCCCTGACGACTTTGGAAGGACCTGTTTACATGCTGCAGCAGCTGTTGG GAACCTGGACTGTCTGAATCTGCTGCTCAACACAGGGGCAGACTTCAACAGAAAGGACAGCTTCGGAAG GAGTCCTCTGCATTATGCGGCAGCCAATTGTAACTACCAGTGTCTCTTTGCCTTGGTGGGGTCTGGGGCCAGTGTGAACGATCTTTATAAAAGGGGTTGCACCCCGCTCCACTACGCTGCTGCCTCCGACACAGACGGAAA gtgtCTGGAATATTTGCTGCGAAACGACGCTAACCCAGGGATCAGGGACAATCAGGGCTACAACGCAGTCCATTACGCGTCTGCGTACGGACACCGCCTCTGTCTGGAGCTG CTAATGGAAACCTCAGGGACAGACATCCTGAACGACTCTGATGTCAGAGCTCCCATCAGCCCCCTACACTTAGCTGTGA GCGTACcacggccaccaccatgctatgGAGGTCCTGGTTCAGTCTCTGCTGGATCTAGACGTGAGGAACAGCCAGGGCGCACCCCTCTGGACCTGGCTGCCTTTAAAGGCCATGTGGAGTGTGTTGACGTCCTCATCAACCAGGGAGCCTCCATCCTGGTTAAAGACTTCACCCTGAAGAGGACCCCCATCCACGCTGCAG ctaccaacggtcaTTCGGAGTGTTTGCGTTTGCTGATTGGAAATGCTGACCTCCAGAGTGCAGTGGACGTTCAAGACGGGAATGGACA AACCCCTCTGATGCTGTCGGTGCTGAGCGGACACACAGACTGTGTGTACTCACTGCTCAACAAGGGAGCCAGCGTAGAAGCCAAAGACAAGTGGGGCAGAACAGCGCTAcacagagggg CGGTGACGGGTCATGAGGAGTGTGTGGAGGCCCTGCTGCAGCACAGCGCCAGCTTCCTGGTTCGGGACTGTAAGGGGCGGACCCCTGTCCACCTGGCGGCGGCATCCGGACACATCGGGGTGCTGGGGGGCTCCTACACGCCGCCCAGTCAGTGGAGACCCTCCCCGTCATCacagacaaccagggctacacgcCACTACACTGGGCCTGCTACAACG CATTCGATTGGTGTGGACGGAGCCATGTGGGGGAATGAACAAGGCTACAACAGAATTAGGGGTTATGACTCTCAGTGGAGGACCTTACACTGA
- the LOC121565894 gene encoding serine/threonine-protein phosphatase 6 regulatory ankyrin repeat subunit A-like, which produces MLIDTLGPAIDPLHAAAFTDHVECLQLLLGHNAQVNSPDASGKTSLMMAAENGQTNAVELLVSSAKAELTLQDAVKNTALHLACSKGHETSALLILEKITDRNLINSTNAALQTSLHVADRNGLTVVVQELLVKGASVLAVDENGYTPALACAPNKDVADCLALILATMMPVSPCNPAPSLSFSAINHYTTSPSKSVTFDSLPVLRSEHSSYCSFNNIGHRDHDGGFYKDEELNDSDSETY; this is translated from the exons ATGCTGATCGACACTCTGGGGCCGGCCATT gacccCCTGCATGCGGCGGCTTTCACGGACCACGTGGAGTGTCTTCAGCTGCTGCTAGGCCACAACGCCCAGGTCAACTCCCCCGATGCCTCCGGGAAGACCTCCCTCATGATGGCTGCTGAGAACGGACAAACCAACGCTGTCG agCTGTTGGTGAGCAGTGCCAAAGCAGAGCTCACCCTGCAGGATGCAGTCAAGAACACTGCTCTTCATCTGGCCTGCAGTAAG GGGCATGAAACCAGTGCTTTGTTGATATTGGAGAAGATTACAGACAGGAACCTCATCAACTCGACTAACGCAGCCTTACAGAC GTCGTTACACGTTGCAGACAGAAATGGTCTGACAGTGGTGGTTCAGGAGCTACTAGTGAAGGGTGCTAGCGTGCTCgcagtcgatgagaatg GTTACACGCCTGCCTTGGCCTGCGCCCCCAACAAAGACGTGGCGGACTGCCTGGCGCTGATCCTGGCCACCATGATGCCCGTGTCCCCCTGCAACCCGGCGCCCAGCCTGTCCTTCAGTGCCATTAACCACTACACCACCAGCCCCTCCAAGAGTGTGACCTTCGACAGCCTGCCCGTGCTGCGCAGCGAGCACAGCTCCTACTGCAGCTTCAACAACATCGGCCACCGCGACCACGATGGAGGCTTCTACAAGGATGAGGAACTCAACGACTCAGACTCAGAGACGTACTGA